TTCAACCGAACTAAGAATCACGAAAGCTTCGTCCACTGTGGCACCCCGGGCAAATGTGCCGTGTCCACGTGCGATTACAGCCTTATGATCCCGAAGTGCCGATGCGGCATTGATTGCCAGCTCTTCTGAGCCTATACCACCACTAACAACCGGTATTTCATGCAGGAGATAGATACTCTCGGAATCTTCGGGTACTATCTGCTCATAGGGTCCATAAAGCATAGAGAGCACCACTGCGTATTTTGAATGCCCATGTAAAATTGCGAGTGCAGAGGTATGTTTATAAATTGTACGGTGGACATTGACCTCAGAGGATGCTATCACATCCAATTCATCAGGCGTTGCCGGGTCTATTGGAACAGAGATAATCTGCCCTTCGAGCTCATCAAGCATGCTCCCTGTTGTGCTTATTAGCATATGGTCTCCAACACGCTTACTGATATTGCCAAAATGGGAATGCACAAGCCCGGCATCCACCATCTTCCTGCCATATTTTATCAACTCCTGCATTTCATTTCTAAATATCATTAACAACAGCTTAATTATCTTTAATATGACTGACATGACAGGACTTATTTCGATATTTGACCTCGCACGAAGGGATATTGAAGAGATATTGAGGAGTGCGACTGTATTGAAAGGAGAGCGAAGACGTGGTTCAAGGAGGAGGGGGGATTTAAAAGGGAAAATACTGGCATTGATCTTCGAGAAGCCGTCCACCCGTACTCGTGTCTCTTTTGAGGTAGCAATGCTTGAACTCGGTGGTGATGTGATAAGCTTGAACTGGAGCGAGCTGCAGCTGGGCAGGGGAGAGAGGATAAAGGAGACAGCGGAGGTCTTATCCACCTATCTTGACGCCGTTATGATAAGGGCATATGCACACAGTACAATAGAGGAATTTGCGAGACATGCCTCCATTCCTGTAATTAATGGGCTAAGCGACCTGGAGCATCCATGTCAGACATTGGCAGACCTGATGACAATAAAGGAGTACAAGAAGAAGCTGAGAGGTATCAAAGTCGCATGGGTAGGAGATGGCAACAACGTGTGTAACTCGTTGATAGGGGGATGTGCATTGATGGGTATGGATATCAGTATAGCATGTCCAAGGGGCTACGAGCCAGCGGAGCAGGTGATAAGGAGGGCAGAGGCGATGGGCGCTATGATACACATAAGCAAAGATGTGAAAGAGGCTGTAACTGATGCTGATGTGATATACACCGATGTGTGGGTCTCGATGGGAGAGGAAGGAGATAGAGCGCGCAGGGAGGAAGCACTCAGGGATTATCAGGTGAACGAGAGTGTGGTGGATATGGCAAAAGAGGATGTAATTGTAATGCACTGTATGCCGGTGCACGTGGGTGAAGAGCTGACAGAGGGGGTACTGAACAGTGAAGAAGCGGTGATATTGGAGCAGGCGGAGAACCGGCTTCACGCACAGAAGGCACTGTTGCTGGAATTGTTAAAATAGTAGTGCTAAAATATTGACAAATGCTGTTTTTGCAATCAGTCATTCAAACTTTTTGCAAAACCTTTTTAATGTGTCCTCCAAAAATAGAGGATAGCGAGAAAAATGGGAGGAGTGGACGCAGAGGAGGGTTTCCCTTTTGACCTGAACCCGATGTATGAGGGTGAGAGGGTGAGAAAGGCAGGCATGTACGTGGAGTTAGGGGGAATAAGCAAGCCAGGATTTGAACTTGTTGTATTTGAACCCGATCCAGAGAAGGTTCGTGACAACGAGGTGACACTGATAGGACCTGATATAGCAGAGATGGAAGAGGGCGGTACTTATGCGTATGGTATGATATATAAGGTCTATGGCGAGCAGATAGAGAAGGACCTCGAAGCCGTGATAGAGCGCAGGAATCATGAATATCAGTCTTATATACAGGGATATATGCATCTCAATCAGCGCGATGAGATATGGGTTAGAATAAGTAAGGATGCGGTAAAGAAGGGCTTGAAATCGCTGAAGCAGATAGCAAAAGCAACGATAATGCTATTCAAGTCTGAGTTGCCATTCATAGAGAAGATGGAAGCCACGTATATAACCGATGAAGCGGAAGTGGAGAAGCAACTGGAGGAGGCAAGGAAGATATACCAAGCGCGGGATTTGAAGGCAAGAGGCTTGCATGATGAGGATGTGGATGAATTTTATCAATGTACATTATGTCAGTCATTTGCACCAACGAATGTCTGTGTGGTCTCACCAGATAGAATAGCACTTTGCGGCGCAATGAGCTGGTTCGACTCGAGGGCTGCAGCGAGGGTGGACCCTGAGGGACCGAATGCACCGATACCAAAAGGTGAGTGTATAGACCCAATAGGAGGAGAGTATACAGGAGTAAACGAGGCAGCAGTGAGGCTTTCTGGTGGCGAATATGACTCTATAAAGTTACACTCGTTCCTGGAGAAGCCACATACGAGTTGTGGCTGTTTCGAGGTTGCTGGTTTCTATATACCCGAAGTTGACGGAATAGGATGGATACATCGTGGCTCTAAGGTCTCTGAGACTCCTATTGGACTCCCCTTCTCAACCATCGCAGGCTCTGTGGGGGGCGGTAAACAGGTGAAGGGTTTTCTTGGGATTGGAGTCCAGTACTTCTACAGCTCGAAGTTCATACAGTATGACGGGGGATGGCGACGTGTGGTATGGATGGCATCTGATTTAAAAGATAGGGTAAGCGATGCTATA
Above is a genomic segment from Methanophagales archaeon containing:
- a CDS encoding aldolase; protein product: MIFRNEMQELIKYGRKMVDAGLVHSHFGNISKRVGDHMLISTTGSMLDELEGQIISVPIDPATPDELDVIASSEVNVHRTIYKHTSALAILHGHSKYAVVLSMLYGPYEQIVPEDSESIYLLHEIPVVSGGIGSEELAINAASALRDHKAVIARGHGTFARGATVDEAFVILSSVEHACEVKYLVDMAQSSNDSKSKLYRVK
- the argF gene encoding ornithine carbamoyltransferase — its product is MTDMTGLISIFDLARRDIEEILRSATVLKGERRRGSRRRGDLKGKILALIFEKPSTRTRVSFEVAMLELGGDVISLNWSELQLGRGERIKETAEVLSTYLDAVMIRAYAHSTIEEFARHASIPVINGLSDLEHPCQTLADLMTIKEYKKKLRGIKVAWVGDGNNVCNSLIGGCALMGMDISIACPRGYEPAEQVIRRAEAMGAMIHISKDVKEAVTDADVIYTDVWVSMGEEGDRARREEALRDYQVNESVVDMAKEDVIVMHCMPVHVGEELTEGVLNSEEAVILEQAENRLHAQKALLLELLK
- the cdhC gene encoding CO dehydrogenase/CO-methylating acetyl-CoA synthase complex subunit beta; translation: MGGVDAEEGFPFDLNPMYEGERVRKAGMYVELGGISKPGFELVVFEPDPEKVRDNEVTLIGPDIAEMEEGGTYAYGMIYKVYGEQIEKDLEAVIERRNHEYQSYIQGYMHLNQRDEIWVRISKDAVKKGLKSLKQIAKATIMLFKSELPFIEKMEATYITDEAEVEKQLEEARKIYQARDLKARGLHDEDVDEFYQCTLCQSFAPTNVCVVSPDRIALCGAMSWFDSRAAARVDPEGPNAPIPKGECIDPIGGEYTGVNEAAVRLSGGEYDSIKLHSFLEKPHTSCGCFEVAGFYIPEVDGIGWIHRGSKVSETPIGLPFSTIAGSVGGGKQVKGFLGIGVQYFYSSKFIQYDGGWRRVVWMASDLKDRVSDAIPDEMKDKIATEKEAADLGSLREFLQQVDHPVVKGVIREVDGAKITNGWVEEEEEAAIAAPEEVAAPTAMMGSEAQPEAIAQSVPAPVSASAMLGGAPITITLKNANINIGKIILRRKANK